ATCATGCCATATCCTTTTTTGACTGTATtgctcagttttatttttttggctcCTTTGCAACAACAGAATGTTTCCTCTTGGTTgtgatggcctatgaccgctatgtAGCGATATGTAACCCTTTGCTTTATGCTGTGGTGATGTCCAACAGAGTCTGTGCTTGGTTGATAAGTGGGTCATTTATAATTAGTTTTCTACATACAGCAATTCATGTAGCTTTGCTAGTTAGATTAAGTTTCTGCAGATACAATGTCATACAATATTTCTACTGTGAAATTTTACAGCTGTTCAACATTTCTTGCAGTGACCCTACAGTCAATATACTCCTGGTTGTAATCTTTTCAGCCATTATACAAGTCTTTACTTTTATGACTATTCTCATCTCCTACTCCTATGTTGTGTTTTCCATCTTGAAGAAGAAGTCTGAGAAGGGCAAAAGCAAAGCCTTCTCCACATGCAGTGcccacctgctctctgtctctttgttttatGGCACTCTCTTCCTCATGTATGTGCATCCTGGATCTGCACCCACTGAAGAGCAGAACAAACTGTATTCTTTATTCTACACAATCATAATTCCCCTGCTGAATCCTTTTATTTATAGCCTGAGGAACAAAGAGGTTAAAGGGGCCTTGAAAagaataatgaagaaataaacagataAGAGACAACTTTCAATATTTCTTCTTCaccttttgttgaaaaaaatctttaagtgtTATACATTGATGATGACTCTCCCATTTCACCGTATTACAGGTGGTCAGGGGGATTCGTGTATTCTGCCTGAAAGAATCTAGctttattatgtttccttgcatgTGGGTCCAGTGAACATTTGGTAACATTACTCATAATTGGGTTATTCaaaaaactaggatctttttCTACCAGACCACTTAGCTTTTGCAAATTGGTTATTTGCTCGAGACTTCCAAAATTACAGGTAGTAATTGCAA
Above is a genomic segment from Lepus europaeus isolate LE1 chromosome 2, mLepTim1.pri, whole genome shotgun sequence containing:
- the LOC133747807 gene encoding olfactory receptor 5AC1-like codes for the protein MAEENQTLVTEFVLTGLTDRPELQLSLFLVFLAIYLTTMVGNLGLIALICKDPHLHTPMYSFLGSLAFADASTSSSVTPKMLINFLSKNHAISFFDCIAQFYFFGSFATTECFLLVVMAYDRYVAICNPLLYAVVMSNRVCAWLISGSFIISFLHTAIHVALLVRLSFCRYNVIQYFYCEILQLFNISCSDPTVNILLVVIFSAIIQVFTFMTILISYSYVVFSILKKKSEKGKSKAFSTCSAHLLSVSLFYGTLFLMYVHPGSAPTEEQNKLYSLFYTIIIPLLNPFIYSLRNKEVKGALKRIMKK